Proteins encoded by one window of Companilactobacillus ginsenosidimutans:
- the phoU gene encoding phosphate signaling complex protein PhoU — MRKLLSSELAQLHDQFMQMGINTSEQIYQATKAFTTHDKKLAKEVIENDQNTNREEVSLEKEAFDFIALQQPVATDLRVIMVILKASSDLERIGDHAVSIAQETIRVDKNGRLPIVEKRIADITAKIRTMLEQALDSYVRNDQEAARDVAKEDLKVDKQYITTRTLITNAMQSDVLHANTGSSYLMVDRMLERIGDHIVNLAEWTVYSSTGELTELNQGKHNDELINQLIDEDNDEN, encoded by the coding sequence ATGCGTAAGCTATTATCAAGTGAATTGGCTCAGTTACATGATCAATTCATGCAAATGGGAATTAATACCAGCGAACAAATTTATCAAGCTACCAAGGCGTTTACGACCCATGATAAAAAATTGGCTAAGGAAGTAATTGAAAATGACCAAAACACTAATAGAGAGGAAGTCAGTCTCGAAAAAGAAGCTTTTGATTTTATTGCTTTGCAACAACCAGTGGCAACGGATCTACGAGTTATCATGGTTATTTTAAAAGCTAGTTCAGACTTGGAACGAATTGGTGATCATGCTGTTAGTATCGCCCAAGAGACAATTCGTGTGGACAAAAATGGTCGATTACCGATTGTTGAAAAACGAATTGCGGATATCACTGCAAAAATTCGAACCATGTTAGAACAAGCTTTGGACTCTTACGTTAGAAATGATCAAGAAGCTGCCAGAGATGTTGCTAAGGAAGACTTAAAAGTCGATAAGCAGTATATTACAACCAGAACTTTAATAACTAATGCTATGCAAAGTGATGTTTTACACGCTAACACTGGATCTAGTTATTTGATGGTTGATCGAATGCTCGAACGAATTGGCGACCACATTGTGAATCTTGCTGAATGGACTGTTTATAGCTCCACTGGAGAATTAACAGAACTAAATCAAGGTAAACATAATGACGAATTAATCAATCAATTGATTGATGAAGACAACGATGAAAACTAA
- the pstB gene encoding phosphate ABC transporter ATP-binding protein PstB — MKTYNLEENSIAKVSDEIEISSENLQVYYGNSHAIFDANLQFAKNQVTSLIGASGSGKSTYLRCLNRMNDKLARVDGKIMYKDTDINAKKVNVYEVRKQIGMVFQMPNPFAKSIKENILFGLQSNGIHDKNVLEERLESSLKEAALWDEVKDELSKSALALSGGQQQRLCIARSIAMRPEILLLDEPASALDPISTLKIEETVKALKKKYTIIIVTHSMAQATRISDYTAFFHLGHVVEYDKTTKLFNDPSMPATSDYLSGDFG; from the coding sequence ATGAAAACATACAATCTTGAAGAAAATTCCATTGCGAAGGTTAGCGATGAAATTGAAATCTCATCAGAAAATCTACAAGTTTACTATGGTAATAGCCATGCCATCTTTGACGCAAATCTTCAGTTTGCAAAAAATCAAGTTACTTCATTGATTGGGGCATCTGGATCAGGTAAATCTACATATCTTAGATGTCTAAATCGTATGAATGACAAATTGGCCCGTGTTGATGGAAAAATTATGTACAAAGATACTGACATCAATGCTAAAAAAGTTAATGTGTACGAAGTAAGAAAGCAAATTGGAATGGTATTTCAAATGCCAAATCCATTTGCTAAATCTATTAAAGAAAATATCTTGTTTGGCTTACAAAGTAACGGAATCCACGATAAGAATGTTTTGGAAGAACGACTTGAAAGTAGTTTGAAAGAAGCAGCTTTGTGGGATGAAGTAAAAGATGAATTAAGTAAGAGTGCTTTGGCCCTTTCGGGTGGACAGCAACAACGTTTATGTATTGCTCGTTCAATTGCTATGCGACCAGAAATTCTTTTACTTGATGAACCGGCCAGTGCCTTAGATCCTATTTCTACACTGAAGATTGAAGAAACTGTTAAGGCACTTAAGAAGAAATATACAATTATCATTGTTACTCACAGTATGGCACAAGCCACTCGTATCAGTGATTACACTGCGTTTTTCCACTTAGGTCACGTTGTAGAATACGATAAGACAACAAAATTATTTAACGATCCATCAATGCCAGCCACTTCTGATTATTTATCTGGTGATTTTGGTTAG
- the pstA gene encoding phosphate ABC transporter permease PstA — protein sequence MNPKRTNNIATGVIYGLVGIVVLILLFLIGYILWNGVPNISWHFLTSSAQAFSSGGGIRDQLFNSLYLLVLTLLISFPIALGSGIYLAEYAPDDWFTSLIRTTIEVLSSLPSVVVGLFGYLFLVIQLKLSFSILSGAIALTFFNLPLLTRSIEESLNSVSNLQKQAGMSLGLSDWRTITKIILPVGLPGILTGVILSAGRVFGEAAALIYTAGQSAPTVDYGNWNLFDPSSFLNPMRPAETLAVHIWKLNTESVTPDAHLISSASSAVLIIVILAFNLGARFIGNWLYKKMTATR from the coding sequence ATGAATCCTAAACGTACAAATAATATCGCAACAGGTGTCATCTACGGATTAGTAGGTATCGTTGTTTTAATTCTGTTGTTTCTTATTGGATATATTCTATGGAATGGTGTTCCAAACATTTCTTGGCATTTCCTAACATCATCTGCTCAGGCTTTTAGCTCAGGTGGTGGTATCCGTGATCAACTTTTTAACTCACTTTATCTACTGGTTTTAACCTTATTAATTTCGTTCCCAATTGCATTGGGATCAGGTATTTATTTAGCTGAGTATGCTCCAGACGACTGGTTTACTAGTTTGATTAGAACAACAATCGAAGTTTTAAGTTCGCTACCTTCAGTTGTTGTTGGTTTATTCGGTTACTTGTTCTTAGTTATTCAATTAAAACTAAGTTTCTCAATTTTATCTGGTGCCATTGCATTAACATTTTTCAACTTGCCACTTTTGACAAGAAGTATCGAAGAATCTCTTAACAGTGTTTCAAATTTACAAAAACAAGCAGGGATGTCTCTTGGACTTTCTGATTGGAGAACTATCACTAAGATTATCTTACCAGTTGGATTACCTGGTATTTTGACTGGTGTTATCTTAAGTGCTGGACGTGTCTTTGGTGAAGCCGCAGCTTTAATTTATACTGCTGGTCAAAGTGCGCCAACTGTAGATTATGGAAACTGGAATTTATTTGATCCATCAAGCTTTTTGAATCCGATGCGTCCAGCTGAAACATTGGCTGTTCACATTTGGAAACTGAACACCGAGAGTGTTACACCAGATGCGCACTTAATCTCAAGTGCATCATCTGCCGTATTAATTATCGTAATTTTAGCATTCAATTTAGGGGCCAGATTCATTGGAAATTGGCTATACAAGAAGATGACAGCGACGAGGTAG
- the pstC gene encoding phosphate ABC transporter permease subunit PstC, whose amino-acid sequence MKEIQNRLLSKSKATREDHFGRAICYVCIGMIIALVVCILYFITSRGIATFTQNHVNLWGFLTGSNWNPGAVDAHGNPEVGALPMIVTSFAVTVLSAIIATPFALGMAIFMSEIAGKKGTKYLQPVIELLVGIPSVVYGFIGLSVVVPIIRHMFGGTGFGILAGTIVLFVMVLPTITSLSVDSLKAVPMSYRQASLALGANRWQTIYKVILRTAAPGILTAVIFGMARAFGEALAVQMVIGNAILMPKNLVSPASTLTSKLTTDVGNTVMGTLPNNALWSLALILLFMSLFFNLLVRFIGKKGSIKK is encoded by the coding sequence ATGAAAGAGATTCAAAACAGGTTGCTATCTAAGTCAAAAGCAACCCGTGAAGACCATTTCGGTCGAGCTATTTGCTACGTATGTATAGGTATGATCATCGCATTAGTAGTTTGTATTTTGTATTTTATTACTTCACGTGGTATAGCAACTTTTACGCAAAATCATGTTAATTTATGGGGATTTTTGACAGGTTCTAATTGGAATCCTGGCGCAGTTGATGCACATGGAAATCCAGAAGTTGGCGCTTTGCCAATGATTGTAACTTCGTTTGCAGTTACAGTTTTATCAGCAATCATTGCAACTCCTTTTGCTTTAGGAATGGCCATCTTTATGTCCGAAATTGCTGGAAAAAAGGGAACAAAATATTTACAACCGGTTATTGAGTTACTAGTAGGTATTCCATCGGTTGTTTATGGTTTTATTGGTTTATCTGTTGTTGTACCAATCATTAGACATATGTTTGGTGGAACAGGTTTCGGTATTTTAGCTGGTACAATCGTACTTTTCGTTATGGTTTTACCAACTATTACATCATTATCAGTTGATAGCTTAAAAGCTGTACCAATGAGTTATCGTCAAGCTTCATTGGCACTTGGAGCCAACCGCTGGCAAACAATTTACAAAGTTATTTTAAGAACTGCTGCACCAGGTATCTTGACGGCCGTAATTTTTGGTATGGCACGTGCTTTTGGTGAAGCTTTAGCTGTTCAAATGGTTATCGGTAATGCAATCTTGATGCCGAAAAACCTAGTATCACCCGCATCAACTTTGACTAGTAAATTAACCACAGATGTTGGAAATACAGTAATGGGAACATTGCCAAATAACGCACTTTGGTCATTAGCATTGATTCTCTTATTCATGTCACTATTCTTCAACTTATTAGTTAGATTTATTGGTAAGAAAGGCAGTATTAAAAAATGA